The Candidatus Nitrosocaldus cavascurensis genome segment GTACATCTTAACCTCATCTATGAACTCCTTGAGCATATCACCATCAAAGACCTTTAGCACTGCACTCCCATCATCCTTGAGCAGTACCTTTGCTACATCCAGCACTCTCCTGCTCATGTATATCTGCTTTGCATGATCTAAACTCCATATCCCAGAGAGGTTTGGTGATACATCTGAGAGTACAACATCAACTTCATCAAGGATGTCCTTTACTCTTGCTGCTAGAGCATCATCCTCTACGCTCATGCAGAGGAACCTAACATTTGCTCCAAATCCCTTCCCATCTCCATCATCCTCTTCCCTCTCTCCTTTACCTTTACCCTTACCCTTACCCACATCCATCTCCCTTACATCAACACCCAGCACAAGCCCATCAGAACCAACAGCACTACTAGCAACCTGTAACCAGCCACCAGGATAACATCCTATATCAAGAACCTTATCTCCCTTTCTAAATATATGGAAGGATTTGTTGATCTCAAGCAGTTTGTATGCAGCCCTACTCTTGTAACCGCTCTCCTTTGCAAGCCTCCTGTAGTAATCACGTCTAGCCTCATCTAACCTCATTCTTGCTCATTCCTGTATGCTTGTACTAGATGCACCTAACTGGTAGCGGTAGAAGGAGTAGAAAGAGTAGTAGTGGTGGTAGCATCACTCCCCTTCTCTTCATTCATTCTCTTGCTCATCTCCACCAGAACCCAG includes the following:
- a CDS encoding RlmE family RNA methyltransferase, with amino-acid sequence MRLDEARRDYYRRLAKESGYKSRAAYKLLEINKSFHIFRKGDKVLDIGCYPGGWLQVASSAVGSDGLVLGVDVREMDVGKGKGKGKGEREEDDGDGKGFGANVRFLCMSVEDDALAARVKDILDEVDVVLSDVSPNLSGIWSLDHAKQIYMSRRVLDVAKVLLKDDGSAVLKVFDGDMLKEFIDEVKMYFKKVYIHKPKASRKESSELYLVCKGFKSSK